One genomic region from Opisthocomus hoazin isolate bOpiHoa1 chromosome Z, bOpiHoa1.hap1, whole genome shotgun sequence encodes:
- the CARTPT gene encoding cocaine- and amphetamine-regulated transcript protein, with translation MESCRALALCAVAAALLLGARGQGPTPLRRARDLGPPGGGGSREKELIEALQEVLEKLKSKRIPHYEKKFGQVPMCDAGEQCAVRKGARIGKLCDCPRGTSCNSFLLKCL, from the exons ATGGAGAGCTGCCGGGCGCTGGCGCTCTGCGCCGTGGCGGCCGCGCTGCTGCTGGGCGCCCGCGGGCAAGGCCCGACCCCGCTGCGCCGCGCCCGAGACCTGGGGCCCCCCGGAGGCGGCGGGTCCCGGGAGAAGGAGCTg ATCGAGGCGCTACAGGAGgtgctggagaagctgaagagCAAGCGGATCCCGCACTACGAGAAGAAGTTTGGGCAGGTGCCCATG TGCGACGCCGGGGAGCAGTGCGCCGTGAGGAAGGGGGCCCGCATCGGGAAGCTCTGCGACTGCCCCCGGGGGACTTCGTGCAATTCCTTCCTCCTCAAGTGCCTGTGA